The genomic region CCGGGTCGAGGCGCCGGAGCGCGCGGGCCACGAGCCGTCCGCGCTGCTCGCCACGGCGGTGGCAGCGGCCCGGGGCAGCCACCCCGGGCTCACCGTGGCGGGCCGGACGGTCCGGGCGGACTCGGCCGGGCAGGCGCTGGTCGAGGCGAGCGGGCAGGCGGTGCTGGTGGTGGTCGGCACCCGGGGCCGGGGCGGCTTCACCGGCCTGCTGCTCGGCTCGGTCAGCCAGGCGCTGGTGCAGCACGCGCACTGCCCGGTGCTGGTCGCCCACCCCTACGGGCAGGGGCACTGACCAGCCCGGGCGGCCGGAACCTGGTCCGGCCGCCCGTCGGGATGGTGCGGTCAGTGGCCCGCGCCGCCGAGCAGTTCCTCGAAGCTGGTGGTCAGCGCGAACGGGTCGACCGGCCCGGTGGACGGTGGCCGCCGGTGGATCTGCTCGGCCAGCTCGGCGGCGGCCCGGTCGATCCGCCCCCGCAGCCCGGATTCGGCCGTGTCGCCGGACCAGTCCTCCGGGGCGGCGAAGACCGCCGTCGGCACCACGACCGCGTGCAGGTACGCGAACAGCGGCCGCAGGCCGTGCTCCAGGGCCAGTGAGTGGCGGGCGGTGCCGCCCGTCGCGGCGATGAGCACCGGCCGGTCGGCGAGGGCGTCCGCCTCGACCAGGTCGAAGAACGACTTGAACAGCCCGTTGTACGAGGCGTTGAAGATCGGCGTGACCGCGATCAGCCCGTCCGCGCCGGTGACCGTGTCGAGCACCGCCCGCAACGACTCCGACGGGAAGCCGGTGAGCAGGTGGTTCACCACGTCGTGGGCGTGCTCGCGGAGCTCGATCTGGTGCAGGTCCACCGCCTCGCCCCGGCCGGCCAGCTCGTCGCGGGTCGCCCCGGCGAGCTGGTCGGCGAGCAGCCGGGTCGACGAGGGCTGGCTGAGACCGGCCGAGACCACGGCGAGGCGGCGGGTCATCGGGCCGCCTCCGGCGCCTTGCCCGTCACGTCGTCGACGGCGTGGACGGTGCTGTCCTTGGCGCCGCCCGCCGCGGCGACCAGCGAGGCGTGGGTGGGCGCCTCCGGCACGTGCGCCGGACGCCGCGCGTCGAACTCCTTGCGCAGCACCGGGACGACCTCCTCACCCAGCAGGTCGAGCTGCTCCAGCACGGTCTTCAGCGGCAGGCCGGCGTGGTCCATGAGGAAGAGCTGGCGCTGGTAGTCGCCGACGTAGTCCCGGAAGCCCAGGGTGCGGTCGATGACCTGCTGCGGGCTGCCCACGGTCAGCGGCGTCTGGGAGGTGAACTCCTCCAGCGACGGCCCGTGCCCGTAGACGGGGGCGTTGTCGAAGTACGGCCGGAACTCGCGGACCGCGTCCTGCGAGTTCTTCCGCATGAACACCTGCCCGCCGAGGCCGACGATCGCCTGGTCGGCGGAGCCGTGGCCGTAGTGCGCGAAGCGCTGGCGGTAGAGGCCGACCATCCGCTGGGTGTGCTCCTTCGGCCAGAAGATGTGGTTGGCGAAGAAGCCGTCGCCGTAGTAGGCGGCCTGCTCGGCGATCTCGGGGCTGCGGATCGAGCCGTGCCAGACGAACGGCGGGACGCCGTCCAGCGGCCGCGGCGTCGAGGTGAACGACTGCAACGGCGTACGGAAGCGGCCCTTCC from Micromonospora sp. WMMD812 harbors:
- a CDS encoding FMN reductase, whose translation is MTRRLAVVSAGLSQPSSTRLLADQLAGATRDELAGRGEAVDLHQIELREHAHDVVNHLLTGFPSESLRAVLDTVTGADGLIAVTPIFNASYNGLFKSFFDLVEADALADRPVLIAATGGTARHSLALEHGLRPLFAYLHAVVVPTAVFAAPEDWSGDTAESGLRGRIDRAAAELAEQIHRRPPSTGPVDPFALTTSFEELLGGAGH
- a CDS encoding LLM class flavin-dependent oxidoreductase; protein product: MQFGVFTVGDVTVDPTNGREPTEHERIKAMVAIALKAEEVGLDVFAMGEHHNPPFVPSSPTTMLGYIAARTERLLLSTATTLITTNDPVKIAEDYAMLQHLAGGRVDLMMGRGNTGPVYPWFGQDIRNGIPLAIENYDLLHRLWREDVVDWKGRFRTPLQSFTSTPRPLDGVPPFVWHGSIRSPEIAEQAAYYGDGFFANHIFWPKEHTQRMVGLYRQRFAHYGHGSADQAIVGLGGQVFMRKNSQDAVREFRPYFDNAPVYGHGPSLEEFTSQTPLTVGSPQQVIDRTLGFRDYVGDYQRQLFLMDHAGLPLKTVLEQLDLLGEEVVPVLRKEFDARRPAHVPEAPTHASLVAAAGGAKDSTVHAVDDVTGKAPEAAR